In Panulirus ornatus isolate Po-2019 chromosome 49, ASM3632096v1, whole genome shotgun sequence, the following proteins share a genomic window:
- the LOC139764275 gene encoding pupal cuticle protein Edg-78E-like, with product MGASSAAALPTDDLDDVPLLSTFRQNHHDVSHNPDGTYVFSFSLPQQERAEERDAFGKVTGAFAFVDKTGQEVSVHFDADEDGYHPESDALPQAPHYTDEVAIARDLFLKFYGQRVEFLSEVASDEFESSEESDEDSDESSEESDEDSDEDLDDLKL from the exons ATGGGGGCGTCCTCAGCCGCTGCGCTCCCAACAGATGACCTGGACGACGTGCCGCTGCTCTCCACCTTCAGGCAAAACCATCATGACGTCTCCCACAACCCCGACGGCACCTACGtgttctccttctccctcccgcaGCAAGAGCGGGCGGAGGAGAGAGACGCCTTTGGCAAG GTCACCGGTGCCTTCGCCTTCGTAGACAAAACGGGACAGGAAGTGTCTGTTCATTTCGACGCTGACGAAGATGGTTACCATCCTGAGAGCGACGCCCTTCCTCAG gccccacactacaCTGACGAGGTTGCCATCGCTAGGGACCTGTTCCTCAAGTTCTACGGACAGAGGGTCGAGTTCCTGAGTGAGGTGGCCTCCGACGAGTTCGAGTCTTCAGAGGAATCTGATGAGGACAGTGACGAGTCCTCAGAAGAATCTGATGAGGACAGTGACGAAGACCTTGATGATCTGAAGCTCTGA
- the LOC139764279 gene encoding uncharacterized protein — MARWVLRGLWWAEGRRRQGGSWVGCGGQRDADGKVSGSFAFVDNVGEEVSLRYDADEEGFRPESDALPLAPQDTPEVINAREEFLSFYEQTVRFLKQLADNDDDESSEESSEDEDDSSSEEDSDEDSDEDSDEDSDEDSDEDSDEDSDEDSDEDSDEDSDEDSDEDSDEDSEESDEEEDEEEEEEEEDEEEEEEEEEDEERRKKKKKRKKKSMR, encoded by the exons ATGGCAAGGTGGGTCTTACGTGGGTTATGGTGGGCAGAGGGACGCCGACGGCAAGGTGGGtcttgggtgggttgtggtgggcagAGGGACGCTGACGGCAAG GTCTCCGGCTCCTTCGCCTTCGTGGACAACGTCGGGGAAGAGGTTTCTCTACGCTACGACGCTGATGAAGAAGGTTTCCGCCCTGAGAGTGACGCCCTCCCTCTG GCCCCTCAAGACACCCCTGAAGTGATCAATGCCAGGGAGGAGTTCCTCAGCTTCTATGAACAGACGGTCAGGTTCTTGAAGCAACTGGCAGACAATGACGATGATGAGTCTTCCGAAGAATCtagtgaggacgaggatgactcAAGTTCTGAGGAGGATAGCGACGAGGATAGTGACGAGGATAGCGACGAGGATAGTGACGAGGATAGCGACGAGGACAGCGACGAGGATAGCGACGAGGATAGCGACGAGGATAGTGACGAGGATAGCGACGAGGATAGCGACGAGGATAGCGACGAGGACAGTGAGGAGAGTGacgaagaggaggacgaggaagaagaggaagaggaggaggacgaggaagaggaggaggaggaagaagaggatgaggagaggaggaagaagaagaagaagaggaagaagaagagcatgagatga